In one window of Solanum pennellii chromosome 2, SPENNV200 DNA:
- the LOC107010675 gene encoding uncharacterized protein LOC107010675, whose product MNLQMDSYKDSGYLYKLVVLNLEGSVVTASCLDYLTALTSLKSLNVNRSHLLDDGCEKFLGKWKTFVICQKELTKAKPFHIVSQPFYICSTQQFERVKSGI is encoded by the exons atgaatcttCAGATGGATTCATACAAAGACTCTGGCT ATCTGTACAAACTAGTCGTGCTAAACTTGGAAGGGTCTGTTGTTACTGCGTCATGTTTGGATTACCTCACAG CTCTCACTTCGTTGAAGTCGCTAAATGTCAATAGATCTCACCTTTTAGATGATGGATGTGAGAAGTTTTTGGGTAAGTGGAAGACATTTGTTATCTGCCAAAAAGAACTGACTAAAGCAAAACCATTCCACATTGTTAGCCAACCGTTTTATATCTGCAGCACTCAGCAGtttgaaagagttaaatctGGGATTTAA
- the LOC107011500 gene encoding L-ascorbate oxidase homolog: MGKLALFHLLCGILIFWAVSVVKAEDPYKYFTWTATYGMASPLGTPQQVILINGQFPGPRLDLVTNDNIVLNLINKLDEPLLLTWNGIKQRKNSWQDGVLGTNCPIPPNRNYIYKFQPKDQIGSYNYFPSTQLHRAAGGFGVLNVYARSVIPVPYAKPAGDFSLLIGDWYKTSHKVLRQILDSGKSLPFPDGLLVNGQKQSTFTGDQGKTYMFRISNVGLKTTINFRIQGHKMKLVEVEGSHVIQNLYDSFDVHVGQSLSILVTLDQSPKDYYIVASTRFTTTVLTSTSVLHYTNSQTPVSGPVPAAPVNQFQWSLMQARTIRWNLTSNAARPNPQGSFHYGKITPSRTILLANSAPLISGKQRYAVNGISYINPDTPLKLADHFNIPGVFTLDSIRSAPTADSPHLATAVLPSSLHEFLEIVFQNNEDTMQSWHLDGYDFWVVGFGSGTWTQASRKGYNLVDALTRHTTQVYPKSWTAIYVSLDNQGMWNLRSAMWDRQYLGQQVYLRVYNPTASLANEYDIPTNALLCGKAAALRHP; this comes from the exons ATGGGGAAATTAGCTTTGTTTCATTTGCTTTGTGGAATCTTGATTTTTTGGGCTGTCTCTGTGGTAAAAGCAGAGGATCCTTATAAATACTTCACATGGACTGCCACTTATGGAATGGCTTCTCCATTAGGTACTCCCCAGCAG GTAATCCTTATCAATGGTCAATTCCCTGGTCCTAGGCTTGACCTTGTCACTAATGATAATATCGTCCTCAACTTGATTAATAAGTTGGATGAGCCCCTTCTTTTGACATG GAACGGAATCAAACAGAGAAAGAACTCTTGGCAAGACGGTGTTTTGGGAACAAATTGTCCTATTCCTCCAAACAGAAATTACATTTACAAGTTTCAACCTAAAGATCAGATTGGGAGCTATAATTATTTCCCTTCAACTCAACTGCACAGAGCTGCTGGAGGTTTTGGAGTGCTTAATGTTTATGCTAGATCTGTAATCCCCGTTCCATATGCAAAACCTGCTGGAGATTTCAGTTTGCTTATTGGTGATTGGTACAAGACTAGTCATAAG GTATTGCGGCAAATATTGGATTCAGGGAAGTCTCTTCCCTTCCCAGATGGTCTCCTTGTAAATGGCCAAAAGCAGTCAACTTTCACTGGCGATCAAG GCAAAACATATATGTTCAGGATTTCAAATGTGGGTTTGAAAACAACCATTAACTTCAGAATTCAGGGCCACAAGATGAAGCTGGTAGAGGTTGAAGGATCACATGTCATTCAAAATTTATACGATTCTTTTGATGTCCATGTTGGTCAATCTTTATCTATCCTTGTCACATTGGATCAATCACCAAAGGACTACTACATTGTTGCATCTACAAGGTTCACGACAACTGTTCTTACTTCCACCTCAGTGCTCCACTACACAAACTCTCAAACACCCGTATCTGGACCTGTGCCAGCTGCTCCAGTTAATCAATTTCAGTGGTCGTTGATGCAAGCCAGAACAATCAG GTGGAATCTGACATCAAATGCAGCTAGACCAAATCCTCAGGGTTCATTCCATTATGGAAAAATTACACCTTCAAGGACAATTTTGCTTGCAAACTCTGCACCACTTATCAGCGGGAAGCAGAGATACGCTGTCAATGGTATCTCTTACATAAATCCTGACACTCCTCTGAAGCTTGCTGATCACTTTAACATCCCCGGAGTGTTCACTTTGGATTCCATTCGAAGTGCTCCCACTGCTGATTCTCCACACCTAGCTACAGCTGTGTTGCCATCTTCTCTCCATGAGTTCCTCGAAATCGTTTTCCAAAACAATGAAGACACAATGCAATCTTGGCATCTTGACGGTTATGATTTCTGGGTCGTAGG TTTCGGATCAGGTACTTGGACACAAGCTAGTAGAAAAGGGTATAATCTTGTTGATGCTCTTACTAGACATACTACACAG GTTTATCCAAAATCTTGGACTGCTATATATGTGTCTTTGGACAACCAAGGAATGTGGAATTTGAGGTCTGCAATGTGGGATAGACAATATCTTGGACAACAGGTTTACCTGAGGGTATACAATCCAACAGCCAGTTTAGCTAATGAATATGACATACCTACCAATGCTCTTCTCTGTGGCAAAGCTGCTGCTCTTCGACATCCTTAA